A genomic region of Bernardetia sp. ABR2-2B contains the following coding sequences:
- the purH gene encoding bifunctional phosphoribosylaminoimidazolecarboxamide formyltransferase/IMP cyclohydrolase, producing MQKKIKSALISVFYKDGLEPLLQTLASQGVTIYSTGGTQKFIEEQGISVSRVEDLTSYPSIFGGRVKTLHPKVFGGILHRRNLESDREEAENYEIPEIDLVIVDLYPFEETVKSGASEDEIIEKIDIGGIALIRAAAKNYNDVVIISDRKEYPLLNQILREQNGSTNLETRRKFATKAFNTSSHYDTAIFNHLNQIATQGDDLNLVFKESIKEGRALRYGENPHQRGYFYGDLEALFEQLNGKALSYNNLVDIDAAVALIDDFEESKKETPAFAILKHTNACGMATAKTVKEAYKKAFAADTLSAFGGVLITNGEVDETAAQEMHDLFFEVLIAPSFSEKALEILMKKKNRILLKRKDVDFPHVHYKTLLNGVISQDADKKQETKKDLKTVTKQEPTEAQIEALLFANKLVKHTKSNTIILANEGQLLASGVGQTSRVDALKQAITKAKVFGFDLKGAVMASDAFFPFPDCVEIAAQEGISAVIQPGGSIKDQDSIDMCDKNNMAMVLTGTRHFKH from the coding sequence ATGCAAAAGAAAATCAAATCTGCGCTCATTTCAGTATTTTATAAAGACGGCTTAGAGCCTCTTTTACAGACACTTGCTAGTCAAGGAGTTACAATTTATTCGACAGGAGGAACTCAAAAGTTCATTGAAGAACAAGGCATTTCAGTTTCTCGTGTTGAAGACCTTACTTCTTATCCTTCTATTTTCGGAGGGCGAGTAAAGACACTTCACCCAAAAGTTTTTGGAGGAATTTTACATCGTCGTAATCTTGAAAGTGATAGAGAAGAAGCAGAAAATTACGAAATTCCAGAAATTGACTTAGTCATTGTAGATTTATACCCTTTTGAGGAAACTGTCAAGTCTGGTGCTAGTGAAGATGAGATTATAGAAAAAATTGATATTGGAGGTATTGCTCTCATTCGTGCAGCAGCCAAAAACTATAATGATGTAGTTATTATTTCTGATAGAAAAGAATATCCACTCCTCAATCAGATTTTGAGAGAACAAAATGGAAGCACTAACTTAGAAACTAGACGTAAGTTTGCTACAAAAGCATTCAATACAAGTTCGCATTATGATACAGCTATTTTCAATCATTTGAATCAAATTGCTACACAGGGAGATGATTTGAATTTAGTTTTTAAAGAAAGTATTAAAGAAGGAAGAGCCTTGAGATATGGAGAAAACCCACATCAGAGAGGTTATTTTTATGGAGATTTGGAAGCTCTTTTTGAGCAACTTAATGGAAAGGCACTGTCTTATAATAATCTTGTGGATATTGATGCTGCCGTTGCTTTGATTGATGATTTTGAAGAAAGTAAAAAAGAAACTCCTGCCTTTGCCATCTTAAAGCATACAAATGCCTGTGGAATGGCAACTGCAAAAACAGTAAAAGAAGCCTATAAAAAAGCCTTTGCAGCCGATACTCTTTCTGCTTTTGGTGGTGTTTTGATTACAAATGGAGAAGTAGATGAAACAGCAGCTCAAGAAATGCATGATTTATTTTTTGAAGTTTTAATTGCACCTAGCTTTTCAGAGAAGGCATTAGAAATCTTGATGAAAAAGAAAAATCGTATTCTTTTGAAACGTAAAGATGTAGATTTTCCACATGTTCATTACAAAACATTACTAAACGGTGTAATTTCTCAAGATGCAGACAAAAAACAAGAGACTAAAAAAGACCTCAAAACAGTAACAAAGCAAGAGCCAACAGAAGCACAAATTGAAGCTTTACTTTTTGCTAATAAGCTCGTAAAACATACAAAATCAAATACAATTATTTTAGCTAATGAAGGGCAGCTTTTAGCAAGTGGTGTCGGACAGACTTCTCGTGTAGATGCGCTCAAACAGGCTATTACAAAGGCAAAAGTATTTGGTTTTGATTTGAAAGGGGCAGTTATGGCTTCTGATGCTTTCTTTCCTTTTCCTGATTGTGTAGAAATTGCAGCACAAGAAGGAATTAGCGCAGTTATTCAACCAGGAGGTTCGATAAAAGACCAAGATTCTATTGATATGTGTGATAAAAACAATATGGCGATGGTTTTGACAGGAACTAGACATTTTAAACATTAA
- a CDS encoding alpha/beta hydrolase, with protein MNLEKDFTTQTLNLKDDYEGNVIATLISCNANTGNRKSIIYIHGYIDYFFHPHVAKKFIENGFDFYALDLRKYGRSWLSHQRGNYCKSITEYFEEITMTINQISEKNNSPIYLLGHSTGGLIASNYANFGEEKNKVSGLILNSPFLDFYESELKKNTILAACNFLALFSDYAYINNMLSPVYVQSIHKDFKGEWDFNLKWKYTKGFPTYFKWVLAIDEAHENLIKHSNIQVPILVMHSSASNKLSNFSEEAMRKDIVLNVENIKERGAKLGNKVTLLEVENAMHDIFLSPKNVREKAFEGMFEWLLEN; from the coding sequence ATGAACTTAGAAAAAGACTTTACTACCCAAACTCTAAATTTAAAAGATGATTACGAAGGAAATGTAATTGCTACACTTATCTCTTGTAATGCAAATACAGGAAATCGGAAAAGCATAATTTATATTCACGGCTATATTGACTATTTTTTTCATCCTCATGTAGCTAAAAAGTTTATTGAAAATGGATTTGATTTCTATGCGCTAGATCTTCGTAAATATGGACGTTCGTGGCTTTCTCATCAAAGAGGAAATTATTGTAAGTCTATTACAGAGTATTTTGAGGAAATAACGATGACGATTAATCAGATTTCTGAAAAAAATAATTCTCCAATTTACCTTTTAGGGCATTCTACTGGGGGACTTATAGCATCTAATTATGCTAATTTTGGAGAAGAAAAAAATAAAGTAAGTGGTCTTATTCTAAACTCTCCCTTTTTGGATTTTTATGAATCAGAGCTTAAAAAGAATACTATTTTAGCTGCTTGTAATTTTCTCGCTTTATTTTCAGATTATGCTTATATCAATAACATGCTTTCGCCTGTCTATGTGCAAAGTATTCATAAAGATTTCAAAGGAGAATGGGATTTTAATTTGAAATGGAAATATACAAAAGGCTTTCCTACTTACTTCAAATGGGTTTTGGCAATTGATGAGGCGCATGAAAACCTGATAAAACACTCAAATATTCAAGTTCCTATTTTGGTCATGCACTCTTCTGCTTCTAACAAACTCTCCAACTTCTCCGAAGAAGCTATGAGAAAAGATATTGTTTTGAATGTAGAAAACATAAAAGAACGAGGCGCAAAACTAGGAAATAAAGTTACTTTGTTAGAAGTAGAAAATGCGATGCATGATATTTTTCTGTCTCCTAAAAATGTTAGAGAAAAGGCTTTTGAAGGAATGTTTGAATGGCTTTTGGAGAATTAA
- a CDS encoding EamA family transporter — protein MLKYHLRLHFVIWLSSLVPLVVNQIDLSATEIVFYRTSMAVVFLAIWLLLIKKFKWTGKKTYFLMGTGILTFAYWTLIVLSAKLANEAVCLIGLATIPLFISILRPILGKGTLSVGEIITGLNAIFGIYIIYSSDFDYGLGFFLALLAAFFGALVTIFNAELVKKEDSLVITFYQMLGASITAFLLLLFSTFWGGVISDFIPVKWSLTLRDFVLIFSLALGVSVYAYSESVRLMKFLNPFTVAMVGNLVPLYGIVSVIILSYLFNSVETSKMDIYFYAGGIILVSAVVARPLVIWYFEVYDVSENIKNKTNQ, from the coding sequence TTGTTAAAATATCATCTCCGTCTTCATTTTGTTATTTGGCTTTCTAGTCTTGTTCCGTTGGTTGTTAATCAAATTGATTTATCAGCTACCGAAATTGTTTTTTATCGGACTTCAATGGCTGTTGTATTTTTAGCTATTTGGCTTTTACTTATTAAAAAATTCAAATGGACAGGCAAAAAAACTTATTTTTTGATGGGAACTGGAATCCTTACTTTTGCTTATTGGACACTTATTGTTCTTTCTGCAAAACTAGCAAATGAAGCTGTTTGCCTTATCGGACTTGCTACAATACCTCTTTTTATCAGTATTTTACGACCCATTTTGGGAAAAGGAACTTTGTCAGTAGGAGAAATAATCACAGGACTAAATGCTATTTTTGGAATATATATTATCTACAGTTCTGATTTTGATTATGGGTTAGGCTTTTTCTTAGCTCTTCTTGCTGCCTTTTTTGGTGCGTTAGTTACTATTTTTAATGCAGAGCTAGTAAAAAAAGAAGATTCACTGGTTATTACCTTCTATCAAATGTTAGGAGCTAGTATTACAGCTTTTCTTCTTTTACTTTTTTCTACTTTTTGGGGAGGAGTAATAAGTGATTTTATTCCTGTAAAATGGAGTTTGACGTTACGTGATTTTGTCTTGATATTTAGTTTAGCACTAGGAGTTTCTGTCTATGCGTATAGCGAATCAGTACGATTAATGAAGTTTCTAAACCCTTTTACAGTAGCGATGGTTGGAAATTTAGTTCCACTTTATGGAATTGTGAGTGTAATTATTTTATCTTACCTTTTTAATTCAGTGGAAACTTCAAAAATGGATATTTATTTTTATGCAGGTGGAATCATTTTGGTTTCTGCTGTGGTAGCTCGTCCGTTAGTGATTTGGTATTTTGAAGTTTATGATGTTAGTGAAAATATCAAAAATAAAACGAATCAGTAA
- a CDS encoding valine--tRNA ligase: MTELSNTYQPTEIEDKWYEYWLENKFFEAHVPTENEPKKESYTVVIPPPNVTGVLHMGHMLNNTIQDILVRRARMQGFEALWVPGTDHASIATEAKVVRLLREQGIKKSDLTREEFLSHAYQWKDKYGGIILEQLKKLGASCDWNRTGFTMDEGYYKAVIRVFVDLYKKGFIYRSNRMVNWDCEAQTTISNEEIIYKEEGEKAFLYHTKYELEDGGTITIATQRPETIMGDVAIAVNPTDKRFKHLIGKNAIVPFIGRKIPIIADEYVEIEFGTGLLKVTPAHDPNDYEIGQRHNLPIIDTINDDGTLNEKCEMPEMVGKDRFLVRKLITKKLEEAGLLVEKEETVSRIGRSERTGSVVEPKLSLQWFIKMKDISSTALEVVEKDEIVLHPAKFKNTYRHWMENVRDWCISRQLWWGHQIPAYFYGDEDDDFVVAETKQEALQLIKEKTGKEVTENDIRQDDDVLDTWASSWLWPIAVFDGFNDECFDKETGKIDLSKNKELDFFYPTQVLVTAPEILFFWVARMIIAGYEYTGKKPFKDVYLTGIVRDKQGRKMSKSLGNSPDPLDLIKQYGADGVRVGMLFSSPAGNDLPFDEKLCEQGSKFSNKIWNALRLLLSLEKTNDSIPQGNQVAINWFEAKLNQTLSEIESNYEEYRISDSLLGVYKLIWNEFCSNYLEMIKPAYGSPIDKGTYDKTIEFFETLMKILHPFMPFITEEIWHITNERAEKEAIIVAEYPKVKAFDTAILEKTEQIFEIVSQIGKVRNAKSIPPKEKLDLFVKTSDASFYDEYLSLIQKLAGVENINFTDEKPNPAMSFVVKGDEFSVPIQIDIEEERQNLQKEIERAKGFLIGVDKKLSNERFVNNAKPEVVEKERQKKADAEAKIKALEEALMSLV, from the coding sequence ATGACTGAACTTAGCAACACCTACCAACCCACCGAGATAGAAGATAAGTGGTATGAATACTGGCTTGAAAATAAATTTTTTGAAGCCCATGTCCCAACTGAAAATGAGCCTAAGAAAGAATCTTATACCGTTGTCATCCCTCCACCAAATGTTACTGGTGTCTTGCACATGGGACACATGCTCAACAACACTATCCAAGATATTTTGGTGCGTCGTGCTAGAATGCAAGGCTTTGAAGCTCTTTGGGTACCAGGGACTGACCACGCATCTATTGCTACGGAGGCTAAAGTAGTTCGTTTGCTTCGTGAACAAGGAATCAAAAAATCTGACCTTACTAGAGAAGAGTTTTTATCTCATGCTTATCAGTGGAAAGATAAATATGGTGGAATAATCTTAGAACAACTCAAAAAATTAGGTGCGAGTTGTGATTGGAATCGTACAGGTTTTACAATGGATGAAGGCTATTATAAAGCTGTTATTCGTGTTTTTGTAGATTTGTATAAAAAAGGATTTATTTATCGTAGCAACAGAATGGTAAACTGGGATTGTGAAGCTCAAACAACTATCTCAAATGAAGAAATAATTTATAAAGAAGAAGGCGAAAAAGCATTTTTGTATCACACAAAATATGAATTAGAAGATGGAGGAACAATTACAATTGCCACACAAAGACCCGAAACAATCATGGGTGATGTTGCCATTGCTGTAAACCCAACAGATAAGCGTTTCAAACATTTGATTGGAAAAAATGCAATCGTTCCGTTTATTGGTCGCAAAATTCCAATTATTGCAGATGAATATGTAGAGATAGAGTTTGGTACAGGACTTTTGAAAGTTACACCTGCACACGACCCTAATGACTACGAAATCGGACAAAGACACAATTTACCAATCATTGATACAATAAATGATGATGGAACGCTAAATGAAAAGTGTGAAATGCCTGAAATGGTAGGAAAAGACCGTTTCTTAGTTCGTAAACTCATTACAAAGAAGTTAGAAGAAGCTGGTTTGTTAGTAGAAAAAGAAGAAACTGTTTCAAGAATTGGTCGTTCAGAACGTACAGGAAGCGTTGTTGAGCCAAAACTTTCCTTACAATGGTTTATCAAAATGAAAGATATTTCTTCAACGGCTTTAGAAGTTGTTGAGAAAGATGAAATCGTTTTACACCCTGCAAAATTTAAGAATACATACCGTCATTGGATGGAAAATGTAAGAGATTGGTGTATTTCTCGTCAGCTTTGGTGGGGACATCAAATTCCTGCTTATTTTTATGGAGATGAAGATGATGATTTTGTTGTAGCAGAAACGAAGCAAGAAGCTCTGCAATTAATCAAAGAAAAAACAGGAAAAGAAGTAACTGAAAATGACATTCGTCAAGATGATGATGTTTTGGATACGTGGGCTTCTTCGTGGCTTTGGCCTATTGCTGTTTTTGACGGGTTTAATGATGAGTGTTTTGATAAAGAAACAGGAAAAATTGATTTATCTAAAAATAAAGAACTAGACTTTTTCTATCCAACACAAGTTTTGGTTACTGCGCCAGAAATTCTTTTCTTTTGGGTAGCCAGAATGATAATTGCAGGGTACGAATATACAGGCAAAAAACCGTTTAAAGACGTTTATTTGACAGGAATTGTAAGAGATAAGCAAGGTAGAAAAATGTCTAAATCGTTAGGAAATTCTCCTGACCCATTAGATTTAATCAAACAGTATGGTGCTGATGGTGTTCGTGTAGGAATGCTTTTTTCTTCTCCAGCAGGAAATGATTTGCCTTTTGATGAAAAATTATGTGAGCAGGGAAGTAAGTTTTCTAATAAAATATGGAATGCGCTACGTCTTTTATTATCCCTTGAAAAAACAAATGATTCGATTCCACAAGGAAATCAAGTAGCCATAAATTGGTTTGAAGCAAAACTCAATCAAACACTTTCAGAAATTGAAAGTAACTATGAAGAATATCGTATTTCGGATTCTCTTTTGGGAGTTTATAAATTGATTTGGAATGAGTTCTGTTCCAATTATTTAGAAATGATAAAACCTGCTTATGGTTCTCCAATTGATAAAGGAACATATGACAAAACGATTGAGTTTTTCGAAACGCTAATGAAAATTTTGCATCCTTTTATGCCGTTTATCACAGAAGAAATTTGGCATATTACAAATGAGAGAGCAGAGAAAGAAGCAATTATTGTTGCAGAATATCCAAAAGTGAAAGCATTTGATACTGCTATTTTAGAAAAAACAGAACAGATTTTTGAAATAGTTTCTCAAATTGGAAAAGTAAGAAATGCTAAAAGTATTCCTCCAAAAGAAAAGCTAGATTTATTCGTAAAAACATCTGATGCTAGTTTTTATGATGAATATCTTTCTCTGATTCAGAAACTGGCAGGTGTAGAGAACATCAACTTTACAGATGAAAAGCCAAACCCAGCAATGAGTTTTGTAGTAAAAGGAGATGAGTTTTCTGTTCCAATTCAAATTGATATAGAAGAGGAGCGTCAGAATCTTCAAAAGGAGATAGAAAGAGCAAAAGGATTTTTGATAGGTGTAGATAAAAAACTTTCGAATGAGCGTTTTGTAAACAATGCAAAACCAGAAGTCGTAGAAAAAGAACGCCAAAAGAAAGCTGATGCAGAAGCAAAAATTAAGGCTTTGGAAGAAGCTTTGATGAGTTTGGTTTAA
- a CDS encoding bifunctional nuclease family protein → MNANSELIELGIIGLADSNKKKKWWNKILKKEVAKYILVLSKSDDENQRIPLVIGKFEAQAIATVIENVTLPNPCTHDLFRNATIKFGFSLKSIVINKFKEGIFSCTMNYSDGKTDIELTARTSDAIALAIRHKCQIFITKKVYEEVVIL, encoded by the coding sequence ATGAATGCAAATAGTGAGTTGATAGAATTGGGAATAATAGGACTAGCTGACAGTAATAAAAAAAAGAAATGGTGGAATAAGATTTTAAAAAAAGAAGTAGCAAAATATATTCTAGTTCTTTCAAAATCTGATGATGAGAACCAAAGAATACCTCTAGTGATTGGAAAGTTTGAAGCTCAAGCCATTGCAACAGTAATAGAAAACGTAACCCTTCCCAACCCTTGTACTCACGATTTATTCAGAAATGCAACTATAAAATTTGGGTTTTCTCTCAAATCTATTGTTATAAATAAATTCAAAGAGGGAATTTTTTCTTGTACTATGAATTATTCAGATGGTAAAACAGATATAGAACTCACTGCAAGAACTTCTGATGCTATTGCTTTAGCCATACGCCATAAATGTCAGATTTTTATAACCAAAAAGGTATATGAAGAAGTCGTAATTTTATGA
- a CDS encoding pyridoxine 5'-phosphate synthase, whose translation MDSTKLSVNINKFATLRNARGGNNPNLIQVAQDCERFGAQGITIHPRPDERHIRYQDAYELSKIVKTEFNIEGNPQKGRYLEIVKEIKPTQATLVPDSDGVLTSNAGWDTIKHQDYLKEIITDLKALGIRVSIFIDPIDQFIEAAAKTGADRIEFYTESYANNFKENPEKAIRKYVQCAEFAHKLGLGINAGHDLDLDNLNYLAKHLPYLQEVSIGHALVCDALYLGLENTIGLYKRALKV comes from the coding sequence ATGGACTCTACCAAACTAAGCGTAAATATAAATAAGTTTGCAACCCTAAGAAATGCACGAGGAGGAAACAATCCAAATTTAATACAAGTAGCTCAAGATTGTGAGCGTTTTGGAGCGCAAGGAATTACGATTCATCCACGCCCTGATGAGCGTCATATTCGTTATCAAGATGCTTATGAATTATCAAAAATTGTAAAGACAGAATTTAATATTGAGGGAAATCCACAAAAAGGACGCTATTTAGAAATAGTCAAAGAAATAAAGCCAACACAAGCCACTTTAGTTCCTGATTCGGATGGTGTTCTTACTTCGAATGCTGGTTGGGATACTATCAAACACCAAGATTATTTGAAAGAAATAATTACAGATTTGAAGGCTTTAGGTATTCGGGTTTCTATTTTTATTGACCCAATAGACCAGTTTATTGAGGCTGCTGCCAAAACAGGAGCAGATAGAATAGAGTTTTATACAGAAAGTTATGCTAATAATTTTAAGGAAAACCCTGAAAAAGCAATTCGAAAGTATGTTCAATGTGCAGAATTTGCTCACAAATTAGGTTTAGGAATCAATGCAGGACACGATTTGGATTTAGATAATCTAAATTATTTAGCCAAACATTTACCTTATTTGCAGGAAGTTTCAATCGGTCATGCACTTGTCTGTGATGCACTTTATTTGGGATTAGAAAATACAATCGGACTTTATAAGAGAGCTTTGAAAGTTTAG
- the rfbD gene encoding dTDP-4-dehydrorhamnose reductase, with protein MILVTGADGQLGQELQALKKAYPFEFHFTDFEKLDITHSKRVNELFELKHFDYCINAAAYTAVDASENDKLAAYEVNVIGTTNLAKACAKHGVRLIHISTDFVFDGNKCTPYTENDTPNPKGVYGTSKWQGEKNVLQHNPHTVILRTAWLYSTFGKNFVKTMLSLANKNPLKVVYDQIGTPTYARDLADTILQIILSMEDKNFIEPHLWGTYHYSNEGVASWYDFAQAIFEISKDTKDKKVNLEPVRSIEFPTAAERPSYSVLDKSKIKQNFDIEISHWRDALKRCLSKM; from the coding sequence ATGATTTTAGTAACAGGAGCAGACGGACAATTAGGACAAGAACTTCAAGCCTTAAAAAAAGCCTACCCTTTTGAGTTTCATTTTACTGATTTTGAGAAATTAGATATTACGCATTCGAAGCGAGTAAATGAATTATTCGAACTCAAACATTTTGATTATTGTATCAATGCAGCAGCTTATACAGCCGTTGATGCCTCTGAAAATGATAAACTAGCAGCTTATGAAGTGAATGTAATAGGAACAACCAACCTAGCTAAAGCCTGTGCAAAACATGGCGTTCGTTTGATTCATATTTCGACAGATTTTGTTTTTGATGGCAATAAATGTACGCCTTATACAGAAAATGACACGCCTAATCCGAAAGGAGTTTATGGGACTTCGAAATGGCAAGGAGAAAAAAATGTTTTACAACACAATCCACATACAGTTATTTTAAGAACAGCATGGCTATATTCTACTTTTGGTAAAAATTTCGTCAAAACAATGCTTTCACTTGCTAATAAAAATCCTTTGAAAGTTGTTTATGACCAAATAGGAACACCTACGTATGCACGAGATTTGGCTGATACAATCCTTCAAATTATTCTTAGCATGGAAGATAAAAATTTTATAGAACCTCATTTATGGGGAACATATCATTACTCAAATGAAGGTGTAGCGAGTTGGTATGATTTTGCACAAGCAATCTTTGAAATCTCTAAAGACACAAAAGATAAGAAAGTGAATTTAGAGCCTGTTCGTTCGATAGAATTTCCAACTGCAGCAGAACGTCCTTCGTATAGTGTATTGGATAAATCTAAAATAAAACAAAACTTTGATATCGAAATTTCTCATTGGAGAGATGCTTTGAAACGTTGTTTGAGTAAGATGTAA
- a CDS encoding YcxB family protein yields MNEINFTSQISKKDFIRFNYYSYYRRWSAKLMVLATPFFIYITVLSFLNKVESNYKWFLIFLSSMVIYVPISIYFSSKKAYKNQPILHEQMNYEITDEFITVKGGTFKSTQSWANVISVSETKNLILIWENPKAARLIPKESLNNDQIAILNKIVDLQSHVENKLKK; encoded by the coding sequence ATGAATGAAATAAATTTTACCTCACAAATTTCTAAAAAAGACTTTATTCGCTTCAATTATTATTCTTATTACAGACGCTGGTCTGCAAAATTAATGGTTTTGGCTACTCCTTTTTTTATTTACATTACAGTTCTTAGCTTTCTCAATAAAGTAGAGAGTAATTATAAATGGTTTTTGATTTTTTTGTCTTCAATGGTAATTTATGTACCTATTTCAATTTATTTTTCCTCCAAAAAAGCGTATAAAAATCAGCCCATTTTGCACGAACAAATGAATTACGAAATAACAGATGAATTCATTACAGTAAAAGGTGGAACTTTTAAATCGACTCAAAGTTGGGCGAATGTAATCTCTGTAAGTGAAACAAAGAATTTGATTTTAATTTGGGAAAACCCTAAAGCAGCGAGATTAATTCCAAAGGAAAGTTTGAATAATGACCAAATAGCAATACTAAACAAAATAGTAGATTTACAAAGCCATGTTGAGAACAAATTAAAAAAGTAG